The region tgcggtctcttccaactctatgatttgatgattcgatgattctatgattattccaggtgaggactgagCAAAGCAGAATGACTGTATGGAGACAGGTACCTCCAGcattctctccctttcctccttggaGAGTTGCGTCACGCCTCCCTTGCGCAGGGTCTGGCGCACGTAGGCCTCGCTCTTCTCCTGCGCACGCTGGgcctccatcttcttctttttaaggTATCTTGGTGTGGTGCCAAAATcctacaagaaaagaaagggtGGCTACAGTGCTTTTGGTTTGTCTCAGCCGGATGAGAGCTGGACCCAGGAGTCAACACTTGGggaaatcccactgatttcaatgggttgCCTCTAATCTGGAATAGCAATAGGACTATATTGcaaaatatcatagaatcacagagttggaagggaccgcaagggccatcgagtccaatcCTCTGACATGCGAGAACACACAATACTTGTGATGACTTTTCCTCGTCcagaaaataatgcaataaaacccACATCAAGAATACATGCAATAAATATTGCTGATTGATTATATTGACTTTAGGAATGGAATTGGTGGAGGCTTTAAAATATCCTTGGGCTtaatctgtattgcagaaataatgcagcctgatgccgctttaactgccatggattagtgctatggaattctgggatttttagttcatCGTAGCAGCAGAACTCTctaatatctcactaaactacaaatcccagaatttttgTTACAGCCTTAATTTTATGTTAACTCTCAACAATGAAAAATGCTGTCTTGTTCTGGTTTGGATTCCGTAGAAAGATGCTTACTtgtcatttaattatttttacttaTCGTTTAATTAATTAAACTATCCAGATACTGCTCTGTCTAATGGGACCTCAGGGAAATCTAAGCTTCTTTTTCAAGATTCATTTTCTTAAAAAGAGTACCTGTAATTTAAGCACAGTCACAACATCCTGAACCACTTCGGAGGCTAAAGCGGGTCTAAACGTTTAAAACCAAGCGCATTGAAACCCGTTGTGGAAAAAGGACCTGGATGATAAGCCTGGTATTTGAATAATAGTAGATTAAATAATCTGTCTTGAGTCACCAGAAAATGACTGCGCTGGTTGTCACTCTTCATAGAGCCTTAGCGCATTATTAAACAAAGCCAGGAGCCGAATGAAAAGGCGCAGGTGTTTTTTCCTCCCTCCGCATGGCGTCGGTCTCTTTTGTTCTCTTCTGGATGTAAAATCATGGGAGAGAGTCgtaaaagtgtcccttttgccagctgaaataatctgtttggcaaaaatgACGCTTTTACAACGCTCTCCCACGATTTTACGACTCAAAGAGAACAAGAGCCatgcagagagagggaaaaacagtgcggttttgtttgtttgactgcTGGGTTTTGTTCAATAATGCGCTATGGCTGCTAGCGATTGTGCGCCAGACCCTGTGGTCTCTCCACACGGAATGAGTCTCGCGTACAGAACCTTTTTGTTGCGGTATTTTATGACCAGTCCGGAGTTTTCGATGAGGAACTTGTCTCCCTTCCGGACGTCGACGCAGGCGTGGAGGGGCTTCTTGGCCACCGCCATGATGGCCTCCGCGATGTTGGCGGAGATGAAGTCCTTTGTGGTCCGGACGCCCATCACCGGGTGGTCGGTCCTCTTTGGCACATgaagctccaccggcttcttGGCGCCAGGGGCTCTTTTTCCTGACAGACAACGACAGCAATATTAACACCAAGGCTTATGTCCTGTTCCTCTCCCaaacagagtagacccactggatCCCTGGGGTTTACCTACATCAGCTCT is a window of Sceloporus undulatus isolate JIND9_A2432 ecotype Alabama unplaced genomic scaffold, SceUnd_v1.1 scaffold_4662, whole genome shotgun sequence DNA encoding:
- the LOC121918120 gene encoding enkurin-like encodes the protein MGIPKLQVPTPKDFLQKQSKTPMLPKRKRAPGAKKPVELHVPKRTDHPVMGVRTTKDFISANIAEAIMAVAKKPLHACVDVRKGDKFLIENSGLVIKYRNKKDFGTTPRYLKKKKMEAQRAQEKSEAYVRQTLRKGGVTQLSKEERERMLE